Sequence from the Camarhynchus parvulus chromosome 1, STF_HiC, whole genome shotgun sequence genome:
AAAGTGGACAGTCATATATATAAGCTGTAAGCAGATATCCTTTATAAGATGGGAACTCTCAAATGGATGAAACCCTACATTTAGCCAGTGAATTTAAACCCTGGTGTCTGGTTGGCTGCTTCATTCTCTAGGGTCCCTTATGTATGAATTCACTAGGTGGGTCTGATATGCATATACTATATCGCTCTTACctcattttttcctggaatataaaatatgcaaaattctACCAAAATGTCATTTCCTTCTGATAGGTGGTTTCTTCTTTGTAAATCCAATGAGATCAAAGAATTATGTGACTGTGATGGACCCCCTTCAAGAAACTTATGGGAACATGATGGGAACCTTACTTTTCATTCCACCTCTGCTCGGAGAGGTGTTCTGGTTTGCAGCCATCCTGGCATCCCTGGGTAAATACTTGCTTTCCTGTTATATTTGTTAAAGGTCACGTGGACTGACAGAGTGTAGTACACTTATGGGAATTGTGGAAAGCTGTGCGTCATGTCTCCTTTTGTCTCCTTCTTTTTGGGAAGAAcaagcatttttcatttctagaaaatatattttcaggcTTAAAACAAATAGTGCTATATATTCATTATATTATAATAGAGAACTCTTCCAATATGAGTTTGTACCTTCCTCTTCCCTGTAGGAGAGCAGATGTAAAAAGGCAAAGTGCCTTGGCAATGGCCATGCAGCAAGGCGAAGCAGTGAGAGCAGGAAGGAATCATGGGCTCTCTTGAGCTCCCACTGTGCACGTTCTTTGTAGACTGCATTTTTCATACAGTATGTTGTACTGGCACCAGGGGAATAACATATCCTTATTTATCCTCTGTTCTGCACATACGAAATCTGTCTTAAAACACTTAACTGCTGTCCTTGTCTGCAGGAGCAACAATGAGGGTCATCTTGGATATTGGAGGCTCTTTGGCTATCACCATCTCGGCCTGTACTGTTATACTTTACACTCTGCTGGGAGGTCTCTACTCTGTTGCCTACACCGATGTCATCCAGATGGTTTTCATCACCCTCAGCCTGGCAAGTCCTGTGCATCTCTTTGGTAGTTTTCTAACTAAAGGGAAAAGTCCTGCTCTTCTTTTCAGCATGTCTGAGATGAAAAATAACTTCCTTGACCTGCAGTTCCCCTTTAGGAGAACatgtttcctgaaaaatattacAATCTTTGTAAGTCTTTGTACCTTATACATTTCAGACAGTGCTCACACAAGCCACTGGCCTTGCTGGGTGAACACAAAAAGGTTTGCACAAAAGTGAAGTTTGCAGAACCTGTCTAGAACCATCTTGAATGGAGAGAGATCTGTCTACAGAAAGTACCAATTAACCTGAATTACAGAGTCATGGTCTTGATGATGCCATGAACCAGAAACATATAGATTTAGAGTaaggaagggggagaaaggaagacTCTAAGTCTAGGCTTAATCTTATGTAACTCAACATTCTACATCTACCTTAACTTAAGCATCTGTTCTCCAAGAACAAGGATACTGGGAAAATGGTTAACAACTTCCATTTCTATCCTAGTGGATCTGTATCCCCTTTGCCCTGGTGAATTCTGCAACAGAAAGTATTTATTACACCGCAACCCATCAATCTTACCAAGACCCTTGGATTGGGAAGATAGAAAAACAGTATCTTGGAAGGTGGCTGGATGACTTCTTCTACTTGGTATGGAGTACTTCTTGGACAAGTGGTTGGGAGGAGGAATTGTGAGGGGACTTTCTGTCTGGAAAGCTTGCAAGTTCTACCAGCCAGGAGCCCTGCACTACATGGCCAGTTGACATGGGCTGGAGGTGTAAAACTGTCCCTCAGCACCCCCTGCAGCAACCTAAATGGCCTGGGGAGacccagggctcagctgtggcATGAAAAGATGCAGCACGGGCACTCCATCCTTTACCCACATGGAGGAACATACCTCTTGGGTAAGATCATCCAGGCAGCCAGTTTCTCTCCAGGCACATAAATTAGTAATTTCCTACTTTTTGAGATGCTGGTCTTGCAGCCTCAATAGTGTGCTTTTaacataaatatgtaaaattccctctgtttgaaaaaaaaaaattaaaatgacatCACTGCCAGTCATCAGCAAGCACAGTGCAATTGGCTCCACTGCACAACACAACTTTTGAGTTACCATTATAGCCAAGACTCCAGGAGGTTGTTCTGCTCTTACTAAACTGATAATAGGGACACATAGAAGTTTGTTTGATGAGGACAGAATCTTCAGATTTTATCTGATTAATTTTGTTTACTAAGGAAGTGaaaattgtggttttatttttcattttaaaagctgaataGCTAAGTTTGGGTAGATTTATTTACAAAAGCTGCATTCCTGAAAAACTTCCCTTTCATTTCCTCTGTGCCTGATTCACAATTTCAAACAaccatttttcagctttctccATCTGCCAAACCATTaatatgttttcattaaaatttcacaTCCAATGTGAATggatgaaaacaaagaaaacagggAATCCTCAACTATCAGAAATATTATCCTCAAGAGTTAGACCTGGGCAGCATTTATGCACTTGAAATGAGAATTTGATTATTTGAAGTTAGAATTTATTATGGATGATGCCCTACAGCAGCCTGGTAGGTACCACTGGTAACCAATGAATGTTTCAGGTGCTTGGGAGTATCCCGTGGCAGACTTACTTCCAAAGGGTGCTCTCTGCTGCCTCGACAGGACAGGCAAGGCTCATCTCCTACCTCTCTGGACTCGGGTGCTTTGCAATGGCCATCCCCTCAGTGCTCATTGGGGCAGTTGCAGCATCAACAGGTAAAATAAATAGTTTGTCTCTGAGTAACCAGTGTGCTTTTGGCAAAGGTGATTAAAACAGGATCCAAAGAAGTCCTGACAGAGACTTCAAATTACCATGTCCCATGATCCTCAACACCAAGATAGGTGATCCATCCAGAAAATGTGGAGCCCTCTGAGGTACACTGCACAACTACTTACAGATGTTTAAACAGCTCCAAGACCTGTTTACAGCTATTTCCATATGATGAAATTACTTTTCCCAGACTTTTTGTTGAGGAAAGATGAAGGCAGACTCTCTAAAGACTTGTATAATCctattttagaagaaattttatGCTTTCTTCTGTTCATGCCTTAGACATGTAAGACACAGCAATCTTACTACAGATTGTTAATAAGGTTCTTGCTTGAAGGAATCAAGAAGTTCAGTCCTGTAAACTCACAGTCTCCATGCAGGGAATCAGTCCTGTGTTGGCTGTGAGCAAGGGTAAAAGGGCAGCCAGATCACTGAACATTTAAGGAAATCAGCTTAAGTCATGACTTCATCCAATTTCCTTCTCCTCATGAGCAGTGTCTAGAGGTTGACCTTTAATTGAGTCAATTCTGAAATCACACAAAGCACACCCATTTCTATAGatgctgctgaggaaaaaagaaatttttgatctagtgggagctgcagcatgCTAAAGGGAATCACAAAAGTTcacaaaagaaccaaaaaaaatcaatctaaGTCCTAAAATACCAAGTGGGTCTCAGTTCCTAGCCCTTTGTGACCGGCCCCTGTGAAAAGACAATTTCAAAGCCAGCAGAAATGTTCACAAACGATTTGTTGTgacttttccttgttttgttttaaagactGGAATCAGACAAGCTACGGTCTTCCAAGTCCATTTGAGAGAGGGGAGTCAGCAATGATCCTCCCACTTGTTTTACAACATCTCTGCCCAGCATACATCTCCATTACTGGTTTGGGAGCCATCGCTGCTGCTGCAATGTCTTCTGCAGATTCAGCTCTTCTCTCCACTGGCTCCATGTTTGCTCACAATATCTACAGGAAAATCCTGAGGAAAAAGGTACCTGCTTGTAGCATTCGGTAGTTTGGGTGTCAGGAAAGACAGTCTTGCTTCAAGGCTATTTCTAAACCAGTCTCTGACTGGAGGTGTGtgtccttcagctgctgaaCTGGTTTCTGGACAGAGCTCCAAACATAAGCCAGGGGTGTTCATATCCTTGGTAGGGGTACCAATACCCCCACTGGTGAGCTTTGCTCATTCTAACAAGACTAGTGTAAAATTTGGACTAAGGTGTTAATGGAAACAGCATAAAACCATGACCCTTAAAATCAGAGGCCCCCTCCAGCGGTACCTGGCTTGCCTGGCTGCTGGTAGCAAGTGGTGCTTGAAAGCATCAAGGGCTTGCAGAGAAccagcccaggccagggcagtgctggccatCCTGCCAGAAAACACTGCGTCTCTAATGCTGTAATCTCTGCTTTACAGGCTTCAGAGGCAGAGGTGTTGTGGGCCATGAGGACCTCCATGATGGtgtttggggctggggctgctggtcTGGCTTTTTACTCCAGCTCTGTCTATGACCTCTGGTTCCTCAGTGGGGAGCTGGTGTAtgccctcctcttcccccagctctgctgtgccctctTTGCACCCAGCACAAACACCTATGGATCAGCTGCTGGCTTCTTGGTTGGGCTCCTGCTGAGGCTACTGGCAGGGGAGCCTGCCCTGAGCATCCCCCCTGTCATCCGCTacccagcctgctccctgctgaaCGGGACCTACAGCCAGCTCTTCCCCTTTAAAACATTCACTGTGCTTCTTACCTTGGGCACAATCCTTGCTGTTTCACACCTGGCCAAGGCTTTGTTTCAGAACAACCTCCTCCCTCGCAGCTGGGATGTTTGCAATATCACAGGGAGAACGGCCATCCTCATCCCCTTGCAGCAGGGGGAGAAACAGGAACCTTTGCCAACCTCTGCACTAGAAGAGAACCATGATTAAATATGGGGTTTCATTTGAAAGGCCACGGTGTGTTCAGCAGTTAGAGCATGGCACAGACAGCATCACTCTTTGCTTTCTCCACTAAcgatttatttaaattcttcaCCAATAAATAAAGAGGCATTCTGTTAATCCGAGGAGAATATGTGAGTTTGAAGTCAATAGTGATTAAAGTCACATGGCGAGGTGGCACAATCTTGTGGTGGTGACCACATGACACCTCGGGCTCCAGCAGTGGTTGAATTGAGGTGCCCCTGGTATTCCACCTGAAAGCAAAGCTATAATCCTGCTCCAACACTTAGGGCGTTCCCAAGTCACCTACTTTTCTGATcacaaggaagagaaattaatgTCTGATAGATTGGTattcttgattaaaaaaaaaaaggtgagcAGACCTGTTTCCATTACACAGCAAGGGGTTTAGCATAATCATCCCTGGGGAGCACATCAAACCCctgaaaatacaaattactGAAAGCAGTGCAACTGCCACAGGAGTGCAGCAGTAATATCAGTTCTGCACCATTCCTTGTATGCTTTACAAAGCTTTCCTTCATACTGCAAAAGTTTTTGCACGTCTCTCTCCACTGCAGTATCTGCCAGTGGATCCCTCAGCCTGGGAATGTATGAGACATTCCCTCTACAAAACCTGGTAGGGCAGTAACAGGTAAGCAAGGTAAAGCAACAGCCCTTAACTATTCACTAAGAAACATTTACATAGccaatatttaacaaaaaaacagaTAGGAAAATAGTGGTGCCAGACAGACTATTGGAATTTTGTCTAAAACCTGTTaaatttaaatctgaattttgtttaaaacctGTTAAATCACTTATGTCAAGGTTTTACCCTAGTGCAGCAATGGGATGGTGTGTGACATACACAAACTGGTGTGTAAGAAGTCAGAGGACTGTGATGACAGAAAGGTGCTGGAAACTGATCCTAAACtttcctgcagggacacaaaaTCCTAAAATGCTGAAGGCAAGATCCCAAGATTCAAGCCACAGATAAGTACAGAAAATCCCCCAATACCTTGTTTGCATAAATTCTTAATGGCTTGGAAGACAAGAAACCCAGATAAATAGTGAGTTTGGACTCTAGCCTGAAGTCTGATGGACGGAGAACATGCCCCAGTGAGATGGATCATTAAGATGTGAGCTGAATTAAAGATTCAGGAGGATTCCATAGTAATGGCTCACAGATGGCTGTCATTTTATACTTCCTTCAGCAGCTGTCAGGGTCAGTTGCAATCCACCAGGAACCACACTCTCAGTACCTTTCCAAAGTGGttgtgggagctgctgtgagtGGAAACACCTGGCACAACTGAAAAGAAGATATTTACTGGCATAATCAAAATCCTTCAGCAGAGTAACTCTCACAGCCAAGTGAACTGCTGAGGTGAAAACAAGGGGCTGCTCCATGATTTATTTCCAGCATGGGCATGCACAAGGTGAGAAGCTCCACTGGTGCCACTGTGCATTACTGCAGCAAGCCCAGCAAGAAGCCACAAGACTCTGAATTGTACCAAGGCAACTGCCTTGGCTCAGGAGGAAGACTGCCAGCCCTGTACTCAAGATTTGGCTTTGAGGATTCTGCTCCCTGTGGGGGATCATacatctcttttaaaatatccatCATGAGCAAGGTGGAGATTCTGCTTCTCCTCAGAAAAATTTCACATAACCTTATGTTTTGTGCTAGTGTTAGTGAACACCTGGGCACGCTAACCTTCCAATGCACAGCCCTTCTGTTGATATACTTTGTTAAACCAAGACCAGAAATTCTCTCCTGTGTCTCTAGAGACTAccatgaaatattaatttaacGTATctagaaaaggaggaaaaaaactggTTTAAAAATCTAAAGCTTTGCCATTGACTATGGCCCTAGGCTGTCACCCACGGGAGTCTTTGACACAGCAGTGATTTGAGTGGGAGTGTGTGAGGTTGTGCTTACACAAGGGAGGCACCAAAGCTGTCATTACCCCAGCGCCAGGAGAACAGGGCTCTCCTTAAAGCACAGGTGCTGGATGCTGATTCAAACATACTCCCCTGAGAGATTTAGGGGTGACCTAGTTTGGGGACCTGTCCATCCCCCTGTGTGGGGCAGATCAAAGCTAACATGTTGCATTTGAACCAGGGCACAGACCTGCTGCACGACCCAGAGAGGAGTGAAACCCCAATGCTCTCATGCCAAGGTATCACCCTACTTCCTgaccatagaatcacagaatgctaagggcttggaagagaccttaaagatcatctagtgccgagccccctgccatgggcagggatgccacttACTAGGTGAGGTTGCTCGggccccattcaacctggccttgaacactttcagcgactgggcatccacaacttcccaGGCAACCTGTTTCTGTGCCTCACCAACCTTTGAGTAAAGATTTAttatttaatctaaaaataccctctttcattttaaaaatactgtcccttgtcctgtcactatctgTTTATACAAAAAGTCCCCTCCGCTCCTTTTTATAAGCCCCCTTAGGGTATTTGAAGGCCATAATGAGGACTCCATGGAGCTTTctcctctgcaggctgagcaaCGCCTAATCTCTCAGACTCTCcataggagaggtgttccatcTCTCTAATCATCTTTGTGGCTTCCTCTGGTCCCAGTCAGCACATTTTCCTGTGccaggaccccagagctggatgcagcactgcaggttgggtctcaccagagcagagcagaggggcagaatgcACTCCCTCACCCTGCAGGCCACGCTGCTTTTGAAGTAGCCCAGGATCCAttccacacagcagctctgacaggcAAATGCCTACATCTGGAGATACATTTTCACTGTTGTGCTCAACTTCCCCTGCTTTTACCCTGCACAGACCCAAAGTTTGATATTGCAGCCTTTCTGTGCTAACAGGTTTGGCATGGCAGGCAATAGATCCACAGCTTCCTGAGAGAGCAGCGAAGGACACTGCTGAAGAGTGTCACCACTGCCACCATGTTACCACCCAGCATCACCACAGAAACTCACAGAGACTTCAAACATGAGACTTTGCGGTCAGGGGTATCTGCCATACTCAGCCATACTTGGCCCTGGCAAAGCTCCCTTAAATTTCATACCACTAACAGCACTCTGCTTTGTGTGAAGAgtggaaaatggcaaaaacaCAATTAATGCAAGTCTCATGAATGCTTACCATTTTCCACCCTTATATGACTCTCTCCTCCGAACATCCCCCAGcaagcttaaaaagaaaacattcatcAAGGTTGGACAAAGTTTTGGAAGCAATTAACTgcaagtaaaataaatacaaaagtaCTTCTGTCCTATACTTAATGCCCAAATGCCTAGTTGTTCCAGTCCAGCAGACTCAAGGTCCTTGAGGTATTGCCAGCATGGGGGACAATGACACAACTCCTATGAAGCCATTCTGTTCGGCCTCCAGTTCATATtcccttatttttcttccagtttaCCTCTCCACATGTGGATTTACCTCCTTTGACCCTTAGAAGTGTCCATGACAAAGACTCTATACAGTTTCCATTTTGATTAACTTCTCAGCCTGGACAGCTGCTACATAAAGCAGCAAACACCAGCATCCAGCAGTACTCTATTGTTTCCTTGGCTGGCAGGATCCACTGAGATACCCTGAGGCTTCTGTTGTCTTGTCTTTCTTTGACATTTTTACAGTTCATCTTTAGAGCATCTGAGATGGGATCAGACAGAAATTCGATTAAGAAAGAAGAACCATACAAAATCAATGCCATATGCATTAGGTAGATTAACAACTGGCAGGTTTGAAATGCAATTACAAGTAGGAAATTACCATCCAGTATCAGAACCTTTAGTGAGGGTGATTCTTGGCATCATGCTATGGACCTGCACTTACCAGTGAGTGGGTGGGCAATGAGGAGCAGTCCACATCGTGCGCTCAGCTGGTCAAACAAGCTGCGGGTCAGTGTGGGCTCATGGACAATCTAACGCGGGTGTCTACAGACAGATCAAGTGTATCACAACCTAAAACAAACTGCTGGCTGTGTTGTCCTCAAAGGAAGGCATGAGTGATGCTATGCACTGCAATGGCGAGATTCAGGTGAGATCAATCTTACCCAGAGCATGCTCCTGCTactttgtctcttttttcccctcatgggCAGGGTTTATGACAACATGCAGTGTCTGGAAGTTAAAACTACACAAATTAAGACTAAAATGAGGCTcagcattttaaatgtaaagtCCATTAAGGAGAGCAAGTTGGCAAGGACTGAGGTGGATTTGCCATCACTGAAAAGGCTACAGTGAAAGTGGAAGCTTTTCTCAAAGTTATCCCTCTGTTTTAAGAGGAATCCATTCAGTGTAGCCCTAGGGTATCTGATGTTCAGCCCAGAATTTAGACTGACAAATCCCAGCAACACAGAAGTAAGTTCCTTACTTCTCTCAGCCCTGCAATCAGATACCACTGAGGTAACAACTGCCACTTCTGTCTTAATGCTGacattgctcagagccctgcttGCCACTCTTGAACTCCAACAATAAGAAGTCAAGAACACAGTGTGATTTGGATTTCTAAATCTAAACTGGGTCCTCCATCAGCAGACTCTCCATATCCTGGACCCTAAGGGGTCTGTTCAAACATGAGGGAAGAAAGTCTCCATCTCTCAGTCACGGTGCTGCATGactcctccagcagccacctACCCATCCTGCACTGAAAAATCAAGTTGCCATCTCTGCTGTGTTGGGAGCAGTTCCTAAGTCCTCCACACACATAGGCTGAGGTGGGGCATAAGGCCCAGGCTATACGTATGTGGTGCTCAAGGGGGGAACCACCCCCTGTGCCTGTGCAAGGGTCTGAGCTGTGACTGCCCTGAATTACCCATACTTATTTCCACTGGAGACACCATAATTACACCTCCATTGCTCAATCACAGTCATTATTTGAAAGACCACATGACTGACATGCTTCAGCAGCTGTTCTGCAAGGCCAGACGGGCTGGATTCAATTCACCTCAGTGCTCTGTATTCCAGCTGCCTCACAGGTGCTGTGTCCAGGCGCGGGAACCAGCACAGATAAGGAGATTGCCTGCAGCAAGGATCATCCGGTCTGGCCCTCTAGAGAGACCCtaggcagcccctgctcagtgCTTCAGCAAGCCCATAGTGAGCCTAATCAGTGGTAGAAAAATGAGTTCTGGTTTTGGCAGCTCAGATGCCATGAGGATGCAGATGTGTTGACAGGGCAGGTCAGAATAAATACTTTGCACCAAATTTAGGCCAAATGAATTGGAGAGCTGCTTAGGTGATCCACATAAAAAGTGTGGTTAAGACTGAAGTGTGAATATTTAAACAATGTATTTCAACTAGACCAACTTAATAATGCTTAATTATTGCTTTTCGTAATTATTACTCATGTTTAATTTTACGTGTTGCCCAACCTGTACATATCAGATTAGGATATAATGTACATACCCTGCATCCTAGGACAGTGATCACATCAGAGATGAGAGACAGGCTTGAgcacctggagcatcccagaTTTGAGATGAAAAAAGCTTGTGCTATTTTGGTAATAGACAGCAATGGAgacaaaaaagggggaaaaaagaggggaaaaaagggaagacagAAGAGAGCCTTTTACACTTGTCCCTTCCCTTTTTGACACTATTTTCATTCTGCACGCAGTGAACAGACATGCCATTCACTTTGCTGAATTCTgcaattgaaaatatttatattgctAATGAGCAACAGTAAAAAATACCATGGGTCTGCAAAGTTGAACAAGAAACTCTGAAAATGGTCAGATGAATCTTCCTTGTGATAAAGGCTCCTCTTATATATTCTTTGTCTGGTATAACAC
This genomic interval carries:
- the LOC115903098 gene encoding high affinity choline transporter 1-like, whose product is MALNIPGLVSLSVFFTLTLATGIWASWKSRKDQQNRNPTEMAMVGGRNIHVFIGLFTATATWVGGAYINSTAEIVYLPSKGLLWVQAPVGFALSLVIGGFFFVNPMRSKNYVTVMDPLQETYGNMMGTLLFIPPLLGEVFWFAAILASLGATMRVILDIGGSLAITISACTVILYTLLGGLYSVAYTDVIQMVFITLSLWICIPFALVNSATESIYYTATHQSYQDPWIGKIEKQYLGRWLDDFFYLVLGSIPWQTYFQRVLSAASTGQARLISYLSGLGCFAMAIPSVLIGAVAASTDWNQTSYGLPSPFERGESAMILPLVLQHLCPAYISITGLGAIAAAAMSSADSALLSTGSMFAHNIYRKILRKKASEAEVLWAMRTSMMVFGAGAAGLAFYSSSVYDLWFLSGELVYALLFPQLCCALFAPSTNTYGSAAGFLVGLLLRLLAGEPALSIPPVIRYPACSLLNGTYSQLFPFKTFTVLLTLGTILAVSHLAKALFQNNLLPRSWDVCNITGRTAILIPLQQGEKQEPLPTSALEENHD